In Aquiflexum balticum DSM 16537, a single genomic region encodes these proteins:
- a CDS encoding anthranilate synthase component II, whose product MKILVVDNYDSFTYNLVYIIRQLGYGTQMDIFRNDKIPLEDVAKFDKILLSPGPGIPSEAGIMPELLKTYAASKDILGICLGHQAIGEAFGGDLINLSEVVHGLASEVKIEADLLFHGLPETFKIGRYHSWVINEGNLSSDLEIIARTPDGQIMGVRHKKYKVRGLQFHPESVLTEHGVEMMRNWLES is encoded by the coding sequence ATGAAGATTCTTGTTGTAGATAATTATGATTCTTTTACTTACAATTTGGTGTATATCATCAGGCAATTGGGATATGGAACTCAAATGGACATTTTCAGGAATGATAAAATTCCCTTAGAAGATGTAGCTAAGTTCGATAAAATACTCCTTTCACCTGGACCGGGAATCCCCTCCGAAGCTGGAATTATGCCTGAATTGTTAAAAACATATGCTGCGTCCAAAGACATCCTTGGAATCTGTCTTGGTCATCAGGCCATTGGGGAGGCTTTTGGCGGTGATCTGATCAACCTTTCAGAAGTTGTCCATGGCTTGGCTTCCGAGGTGAAAATCGAAGCGGATTTGTTATTTCATGGTTTGCCTGAAACTTTCAAAATAGGTCGGTACCATTCTTGGGTGATCAATGAAGGGAATTTATCCTCCGATTTGGAAATCATAGCAAGAACGCCTGATGGACAGATTATGGGAGTCAGACACAAAAAATATAAAGTCCGAGGCCTTCAGTTCCACCCGGAGTCGGTTTTGACTGAGCATGGGGTGGAGATGATGAGGAATTGGTTGGAAAGCTGA
- the trpD gene encoding anthranilate phosphoribosyltransferase has translation MKDILNHLIEHRTLSKEQAKEVLKNIATGGYNQSQIAAFLTVYLMRSITVEELGGFREAMLELCVPVEIAEYDAMDLCGTGGDGKDTFNISTLASFIVAGAGQNVAKHGNTGVSSICGSSNLLAHFGYEFTSDIDKIRKSLDEAGICFLHAPLFHPAMKNVGPIRKELGVKTFFNMLGPMVNPSFPKKQLVGVFSLELARLYAYLYQEHEGSFSILHSLDGYDEISLTGDFKMISNSGEKLYSPAGIGLEKISADSIRGGDTVQESAEIFDAILKGKGTLSQNAVVLANAAAALVTADPSLDFESALSKAEDSLLSGKALQVFTALVNPKTSISFSN, from the coding sequence ATGAAAGACATACTCAACCACTTGATAGAACACCGGACACTTTCCAAGGAACAGGCTAAAGAAGTGTTGAAGAACATTGCGACAGGGGGATATAACCAATCTCAAATTGCGGCTTTTTTGACGGTTTACCTGATGAGAAGTATCACAGTGGAGGAACTTGGGGGATTTCGCGAAGCCATGTTGGAGCTTTGTGTTCCTGTTGAAATTGCTGAATACGATGCCATGGACCTATGTGGTACAGGAGGTGACGGGAAAGATACTTTCAATATTTCTACCCTTGCCTCATTCATTGTTGCTGGAGCAGGTCAAAATGTGGCCAAGCATGGCAATACGGGGGTATCTTCTATTTGTGGTTCTTCCAACTTGTTGGCCCATTTCGGATATGAGTTTACCAGCGATATTGACAAAATCAGAAAAAGCCTGGACGAAGCGGGAATTTGTTTTCTACACGCTCCGCTTTTTCACCCGGCTATGAAAAATGTAGGTCCCATCAGAAAGGAATTGGGTGTCAAAACCTTTTTCAATATGCTCGGTCCTATGGTCAATCCGAGTTTTCCAAAAAAACAATTGGTAGGGGTTTTTAGTCTTGAGTTGGCAAGACTCTATGCTTACCTCTATCAAGAACACGAAGGTAGTTTCAGCATACTCCATTCTTTGGATGGCTATGATGAAATATCCTTGACAGGGGATTTTAAGATGATTTCCAATTCGGGAGAAAAACTTTACAGTCCTGCGGGAATTGGTTTAGAGAAAATCTCAGCCGATTCTATAAGGGGCGGGGATACCGTACAGGAATCGGCAGAGATATTCGATGCCATCTTGAAAGGAAAAGGAACTCTTTCCCAAAATGCAGTCGTTCTGGCAAATGCCGCTGCCGCTTTGGTTACAGCAGATCCTTCACTGGATTTCGAAAGTGCATTATCAAAAGCTGAAGATTCCCTTTTGTCAGGTAAAGCCTTACAGGTTTTTACTGCCCTTGTCAATCCCAAAACATCCATTTCATTTTCAAACTGA
- the trpC gene encoding indole-3-glycerol phosphate synthase TrpC — MNILDRIIVHKRKEVSEKSSLVPVKLLEKSIYFESQVVSMKKYITREDKTGIIAEFKRKSPSKGDININASIEKVSIGYMQAGASALSILTDQEFFGGKNEDLTLARKFNFCPILRKDFIIDEYQIIEAKSIGADCILLIAAALEPKRLKELAAFARSLGLEVLMEVHDGEELETALNEYLDLVGVNNRSLKTFEVSLETSFSLVYQIPPDFVKISESGISNPQTLVDLKEAGFDGFLIGENFMKSGRPHQAAYNFIKEYRSLISQKHGITKG; from the coding sequence ATGAATATATTAGATAGAATTATTGTCCACAAAAGAAAGGAAGTCTCCGAAAAGAGCAGCCTTGTTCCGGTAAAGTTGCTTGAAAAGAGTATCTACTTTGAAAGTCAAGTGGTGTCGATGAAAAAGTATATCACCAGAGAAGATAAAACAGGCATCATTGCGGAATTCAAAAGGAAATCACCTTCAAAAGGAGATATCAATATCAACGCATCCATAGAAAAGGTAAGCATAGGCTACATGCAGGCAGGGGCTTCGGCTTTATCCATTCTGACAGATCAGGAGTTTTTCGGTGGAAAAAATGAAGATTTGACCTTGGCCAGAAAATTCAATTTTTGCCCGATTCTCAGGAAGGATTTCATCATTGATGAATATCAGATCATTGAAGCAAAATCAATAGGGGCTGACTGCATTCTCCTGATTGCTGCAGCGTTGGAGCCAAAGAGATTAAAAGAATTGGCTGCTTTTGCCCGGTCATTGGGATTAGAGGTATTGATGGAAGTGCATGATGGGGAAGAACTTGAAACTGCTCTCAATGAATATCTGGATTTGGTGGGTGTGAATAATAGGAGCTTGAAGACTTTTGAAGTTTCCTTGGAAACATCCTTTAGTCTTGTATATCAAATTCCACCAGATTTTGTAAAAATTTCCGAAAGTGGCATTTCAAATCCACAAACACTCGTTGACTTGAAAGAAGCTGGGTTCGATGGATTTCTGATCGGTGAGAATTTCATGAAATCAGGGAGACCACATCAAGCAGCTTATAATTTCATAAAGGAATACAGGAGTTTAATTTCCCAAAAGCATGGCATTACCAAAGGATGA
- a CDS encoding phosphoribosylanthranilate isomerase, which translates to MMKLKVCGMRDPENIRELLDQIQPDWMGLIFHPPSPRFVDSIHADFIKQLKVRKVGVFVNAEISDIEEKIQSFGLTTLQLHGEETVDEVSKIKEKTGLEIFKVFSVHDSIDWDLLEAYLPFVDFFLFDTFTKSYGGSGKTFNWQLLMDYPFEKPFLLSGGLSLDQTEEIKNLQSQVPQMKGIDINSKFEIEPGIKDIPLIEKFKGKI; encoded by the coding sequence ATGATGAAGCTGAAAGTCTGTGGCATGCGCGATCCTGAAAACATCAGGGAATTATTAGATCAAATCCAACCTGATTGGATGGGTCTGATCTTTCATCCACCTTCGCCAAGATTTGTGGACAGTATACATGCGGACTTTATTAAGCAACTTAAGGTTAGAAAAGTGGGGGTTTTTGTGAATGCGGAGATTTCAGATATTGAAGAAAAAATCCAATCATTTGGGTTGACAACTTTACAATTGCATGGGGAAGAAACGGTCGATGAAGTCAGCAAAATCAAAGAGAAAACAGGTTTGGAAATCTTCAAGGTTTTTTCTGTCCATGATTCCATCGATTGGGATTTATTGGAAGCTTACCTGCCTTTTGTGGACTTCTTCCTATTTGATACCTTCACCAAGTCATATGGTGGAAGTGGAAAGACTTTCAACTGGCAGTTATTAATGGACTATCCCTTCGAAAAACCGTTTTTACTCAGTGGAGGATTAAGTTTGGATCAAACTGAAGAAATCAAAAATCTCCAATCCCAAGTCCCACAAATGAAAGGAATAGATATCAATTCAAAATTCGAAATTGAACCTGGGATTAAGGATATACCTTTAATAGAAAAGTTTAAAGGGAAAATTTGA
- the trpB gene encoding tryptophan synthase subunit beta — translation MIKVDEKGFYGKFGGAYIPEMLHPNIEELRENYEQIVATAEFQKEFKSLLKDFVGRPSPLYFAERMSQKYGAKIYFKREDLCHTGAHKVNNTVGQIILAKKLGKKRIIAETGAGQHGVATATVCALMGMDCTIYMGALDIQRQRPNVERMKILGAKVVPATSGSQTLKDATNEAMRQWINNPVDTHYIIGSVVGPHPYPEMVARFQSVISEEIKWQLKEKEGTENPDLVIACVGGGSNAAGAFYHYYNIPQVRLIAAEAAGLGISSGKSAATTALGTPGILHGSKTLLMQTEDGQVVEPHSISAGLDYPGIGPVHAHLFDIGRGEFVAVEDEDAMKAGIELSRMEGIIPAIETAHAIHALNMIEYRKDDIIVINLSGRGDKDLDTYIKWGGY, via the coding sequence ATGATCAAAGTCGACGAAAAAGGATTTTACGGAAAATTTGGGGGTGCATACATCCCTGAAATGCTCCATCCCAATATTGAAGAGCTCAGGGAAAATTATGAGCAGATAGTGGCAACGGCTGAGTTCCAAAAGGAATTCAAGAGTCTGTTAAAGGATTTTGTGGGAAGGCCTTCACCTTTGTACTTTGCAGAACGCATGTCCCAGAAATATGGCGCGAAAATTTACTTCAAGCGAGAGGACTTATGCCATACCGGTGCCCACAAGGTAAATAATACCGTTGGTCAGATCATTTTGGCCAAAAAGCTTGGCAAAAAGCGGATCATTGCCGAAACAGGTGCCGGTCAGCATGGAGTTGCCACAGCGACTGTGTGTGCATTGATGGGGATGGATTGTACCATTTACATGGGAGCACTTGATATCCAACGTCAGCGGCCGAATGTAGAAAGAATGAAGATCCTCGGTGCAAAAGTGGTTCCCGCAACTTCAGGAAGCCAAACCCTCAAAGATGCGACCAATGAAGCCATGCGGCAATGGATCAATAATCCTGTGGATACGCATTACATTATAGGTTCCGTGGTTGGGCCACATCCATATCCTGAGATGGTGGCCAGGTTCCAGTCCGTGATTTCGGAAGAGATCAAATGGCAGTTGAAAGAAAAAGAAGGAACAGAAAATCCGGACTTGGTCATCGCCTGTGTGGGTGGCGGAAGTAATGCTGCCGGAGCCTTTTATCATTATTATAATATCCCACAGGTAAGACTGATTGCCGCGGAAGCAGCAGGATTGGGCATATCTTCGGGTAAATCGGCAGCAACCACAGCTTTGGGAACTCCCGGAATCCTGCACGGCAGTAAAACTTTGCTGATGCAGACCGAAGATGGACAGGTTGTTGAGCCACATTCCATTTCAGCAGGATTGGATTACCCTGGAATCGGCCCTGTGCATGCACATTTGTTTGATATTGGGAGAGGAGAATTTGTGGCTGTGGAAGATGAAGATGCGATGAAAGCAGGAATTGAACTCAGTCGTATGGAAGGTATCATTCCGGCCATCGAGACAGCCCATGCCATACATGCTTTAAATATGATCGAATACCGAAAAGACGATATCATCGTCATCAACCTTTCAGGAAGAGGCGACAAGGATTTGGATACTTACATTAAGTGGGGAGGGTATTGA
- the trpA gene encoding tryptophan synthase subunit alpha — protein sequence MNRIHTLFQNKKERVLSIYFTAGFPNLEDTLPIMKAIQDAGADIIEIGVPYSDPIADGPTIQDSNMIALDNGMSLKKLFEQLKSMRESISIPVVIMGYLNPIIQYGMEAFCKKCQELGIDGLILPDLPVQQYLEEYQQLFEKYGLANTFLISPQTSEKRILEIDQNSDGFIYMVSSHSITGAKSGISEEQIAYFKRVKEMNLKNPRLIGFGISDSETFSIASTYSNGAIIGSAFIKVIKDSKNLAEDIKNYIQSVIK from the coding sequence ATGAACAGAATACATACATTATTTCAAAATAAAAAAGAGCGGGTACTCTCTATTTACTTTACAGCTGGATTTCCGAACTTGGAAGATACCTTGCCGATCATGAAGGCGATTCAGGATGCTGGGGCAGATATCATCGAGATCGGAGTTCCATACTCGGACCCAATTGCTGATGGACCGACCATTCAGGACAGCAACATGATTGCCCTTGATAACGGTATGAGTCTCAAGAAGCTTTTTGAGCAATTAAAGTCCATGCGGGAATCAATTTCCATCCCGGTAGTGATAATGGGCTACCTCAATCCGATCATCCAATATGGGATGGAAGCTTTTTGTAAAAAATGTCAGGAATTGGGGATTGATGGATTGATTTTGCCAGATCTTCCGGTTCAGCAATATCTGGAAGAATACCAGCAATTGTTTGAAAAATATGGATTGGCCAATACATTTTTGATTTCACCACAGACCAGTGAAAAAAGAATTCTGGAGATTGACCAAAACTCTGATGGCTTCATTTACATGGTGTCCTCGCATAGTATCACAGGTGCTAAATCAGGAATTTCGGAAGAACAGATTGCCTATTTCAAGAGGGTAAAAGAGATGAACCTTAAAAATCCAAGGTTAATAGGATTTGGGATTTCCGATTCAGAAACTTTTTCCATAGCATCTACTTATAGCAATGGGGCGATTATAGGAAGTGCGTTTATTAAAGTGATCAAAGACAGTAAAAATTTGGCTGAGGATATCAAAAACTATATTCAGTCAGTAATCAAATAA
- the aroF gene encoding 3-deoxy-7-phosphoheptulonate synthase, with translation MIVQLKEDISEIQKESLIQEINQIGYKITEVKTQLGDYLVGIGKKEFDIRQIGQKEGIQDIHIVSDEYKLVSKKWKAKPTSIDLGDGVYIKDGDMAIMAGPCSIESEEQIIKVINHLKENGIKMMRGGVFKPRSSPYAFRGLGIDGLKLWYDLAQEAGIKIVTEVMQVSQIEEMYPYVDIYQVGARNTQNFNLLDELGKVDKAVMIKRGISGTIEELLQSAEYVFSGGNEKLILCERGIRTYEKASRNTLDLNAVPILKAKSHLPVVVDPSHGIGIREYVPQMALAGVMAGADGIIYETHEIPEKAYSDGQQTLDFDQSALLADWIRKTFAMRKTFDLL, from the coding sequence ATGATTGTTCAGCTAAAAGAAGATATTTCTGAGATTCAAAAGGAATCACTTATTCAGGAAATCAATCAAATCGGTTACAAAATCACAGAAGTAAAAACCCAATTGGGGGATTACTTGGTAGGGATAGGCAAGAAAGAATTTGACATCCGTCAAATCGGCCAAAAAGAAGGGATTCAGGACATCCATATTGTTTCCGACGAGTATAAGTTGGTTTCCAAAAAGTGGAAAGCAAAACCAACCTCAATAGACCTAGGTGATGGGGTTTATATCAAAGACGGTGATATGGCTATCATGGCAGGCCCCTGTTCCATTGAATCAGAGGAACAGATCATCAAAGTGATCAACCATCTTAAAGAAAACGGCATCAAAATGATGCGGGGCGGGGTATTCAAACCCAGGTCAAGTCCATATGCCTTCAGAGGCTTGGGAATTGATGGCTTGAAATTATGGTATGATTTGGCCCAGGAAGCAGGTATAAAGATTGTGACCGAAGTCATGCAGGTTTCGCAGATTGAGGAGATGTATCCTTATGTGGATATTTACCAAGTAGGCGCCAGAAACACCCAAAACTTCAATTTATTGGATGAATTGGGGAAAGTCGACAAAGCCGTAATGATCAAAAGAGGGATTTCCGGAACCATAGAGGAATTGCTTCAGTCTGCCGAATATGTTTTCTCCGGAGGCAATGAAAAACTGATACTTTGTGAAAGGGGAATCAGAACTTATGAAAAAGCAAGCCGAAACACCCTTGACCTGAATGCCGTTCCCATATTGAAAGCCAAATCCCATTTACCGGTGGTCGTAGACCCTTCCCATGGAATTGGAATCAGGGAATATGTTCCTCAAATGGCCCTGGCAGGGGTGATGGCGGGTGCTGATGGAATCATTTATGAAACCCATGAGATTCCAGAAAAAGCCTATTCTGACGGCCAACAAACTTTGGATTTTGATCAAAGTGCGCTTTTGGCTGATTGGATAAGGAAGACCTTTGCGATGAGAAAGACGTTTGATTTGTTGTAG
- a CDS encoding phenylalanine 4-monooxygenase, with protein MTNKPKDWVFSDPRLKEMRQDYDAYTEEDFKVWKILFERQIVNLPKAASKAYLEGIKEVNFTADRIADFADVNKRLAKSTGWAIQVVPGLIDDDLFFGLMNNKRFCSSTWLRTMDQLDYLQEPDMFHDAFAHMPMLTNQPYVDFLENLSGIALRFIDDKWAIELLSRIYWFTIEFGLIREDGDLKIYGAGILSSAGETKFSLSNEPKHYEYNVRKILNTPYWKDKFQDKYFVIESYEQLYRSLPEIEEVLGEMVAEAAKG; from the coding sequence ATGACAAATAAACCCAAAGACTGGGTCTTTTCTGACCCGAGATTAAAAGAGATGAGGCAAGATTACGATGCCTACACGGAGGAAGACTTTAAAGTCTGGAAAATCCTTTTTGAGCGACAGATAGTCAATCTGCCAAAAGCGGCTTCAAAAGCATACTTGGAAGGGATAAAAGAAGTTAATTTTACCGCTGACCGGATTGCTGATTTTGCTGATGTGAACAAACGATTGGCAAAAAGTACCGGTTGGGCCATACAGGTTGTTCCCGGATTGATCGATGATGATCTGTTCTTCGGACTGATGAACAATAAAAGGTTTTGTTCTTCCACTTGGTTAAGGACAATGGACCAATTGGATTATCTCCAGGAACCGGACATGTTCCATGATGCCTTTGCCCATATGCCCATGTTGACCAATCAGCCCTATGTTGATTTTCTTGAAAATCTAAGTGGTATTGCATTGAGATTCATTGATGATAAGTGGGCGATTGAGTTGCTTTCTCGCATCTACTGGTTTACCATAGAATTTGGTTTGATCAGAGAAGATGGTGACCTCAAAATTTACGGTGCCGGAATATTGAGTTCAGCTGGAGAGACCAAATTCAGTTTATCCAATGAACCCAAACATTATGAATACAACGTGCGCAAAATCCTGAATACACCTTATTGGAAAGACAAATTTCAGGACAAGTATTTTGTGATTGAAAGTTATGAACAGCTTTACCGATCCTTGCCGGAAATTGAGGAGGTATTGGGAGAGATGGTTGCTGAGGCGGCGAAGGGGTAA
- the hisH gene encoding imidazole glycerol phosphate synthase subunit HisH, which translates to MKVAVIKYNAGNVQSVLYALERLGADAVLTDDLEIISKADKVIFPGQGEASTAMHYLKEKKLDRLIPELKQPFFGVCLGQQLLCEYSEENDTKCLGVFPVKVKKFIPESYEEFKVPHVGWNNLLELKSPLLVGLDDESYVYYVHSFYCELSEFTIAQTHYIHDFAALMHRDNFYAMQAHPEKSGKVGERILENFLSKT; encoded by the coding sequence ATGAAAGTAGCAGTTATTAAATACAATGCTGGAAATGTCCAATCAGTTTTATACGCATTGGAAAGGCTAGGAGCGGATGCTGTTTTGACAGATGATTTGGAAATAATCTCGAAAGCCGACAAAGTTATTTTTCCAGGTCAAGGAGAGGCAAGCACGGCCATGCATTATCTGAAAGAAAAAAAACTCGACAGATTGATCCCTGAACTAAAGCAGCCTTTTTTTGGAGTTTGTTTGGGACAGCAGCTGCTTTGCGAGTATTCCGAAGAAAATGATACCAAGTGCTTGGGTGTTTTTCCTGTCAAGGTCAAAAAGTTTATCCCGGAATCATACGAAGAATTCAAAGTTCCTCATGTGGGTTGGAACAACCTACTGGAGTTGAAAAGTCCTCTTTTAGTAGGTTTGGATGATGAATCGTATGTTTATTATGTTCATAGCTTTTATTGTGAATTAAGTGAATTTACCATTGCCCAGACCCATTACATCCATGACTTTGCAGCTTTGATGCACAGGGACAATTTCTACGCCATGCAGGCACATCCTGAGAAAAGCGGTAAAGTGGGAGAGAGGATTTTGGAGAATTTTCTTTCGAAGACGTGA
- the hisA gene encoding 1-(5-phosphoribosyl)-5-[(5-phosphoribosylamino)methylideneamino]imidazole-4-carboxamide isomerase: protein MQIIPAIDIIGGKCVRLTQGDYGQKKEYHDSPLVMAKRFEDAGIKRLHLVDLDGAKAKKIVNHEVLKTLARETSLQIDFGGGVQSDEDIELAFDLGAHQVTGGSVAIKNPILFDSWVKKYKGEKIILGADAKDRKIAISGWEETTAVDLIDFIKDHYANGIKYVICTDVAKDGLLQGPSLELYRDILSEIPGINLIASGGVAGIEDLEELQKLGVYGAIVGKAYYEGKISLEELGILSDK, encoded by the coding sequence ATGCAAATCATACCAGCAATAGATATCATCGGCGGAAAATGTGTCCGTCTTACCCAAGGGGATTATGGACAAAAAAAAGAATACCATGATTCTCCATTGGTCATGGCCAAGCGTTTTGAAGACGCAGGGATAAAGAGATTACACTTAGTGGACCTTGATGGTGCAAAGGCCAAGAAAATAGTCAACCATGAAGTCCTGAAAACCTTAGCCAGGGAAACCTCACTTCAAATTGATTTCGGTGGTGGAGTGCAATCAGATGAAGATATTGAATTGGCATTTGATTTGGGAGCGCATCAGGTGACAGGCGGAAGTGTTGCCATCAAAAACCCCATCCTATTTGATTCTTGGGTAAAAAAATACAAGGGTGAAAAAATTATTTTAGGCGCAGATGCTAAAGACCGAAAAATCGCTATTTCAGGTTGGGAGGAAACCACAGCTGTTGATCTGATTGATTTCATCAAAGATCACTATGCCAATGGAATAAAATATGTTATCTGTACGGATGTTGCCAAGGATGGTTTGCTTCAGGGGCCTTCTTTGGAATTATATCGGGATATTTTATCTGAGATTCCGGGAATCAATTTGATTGCAAGTGGTGGAGTGGCAGGGATTGAGGACCTCGAAGAACTTCAGAAATTGGGTGTTTATGGTGCCATTGTCGGGAAAGCTTATTATGAAGGGAAAATATCTTTGGAAGAATTAGGAATTTTGTCAGATAAATAG
- the proC gene encoding pyrroline-5-carboxylate reductase — protein sequence MLKDIRIAIIGCGNLGTSIANGLLEQADFLPQNLHVTKRNPANILYLQDKGVRVHSDNLIAAKEADVVILGVKPYNVASILKEIKPVLDPKKQIIVSVATGITLDEIFQEIDSKTTAFRAMPNIAADIRESVTCICGRNITDTTESQVKDLFNSVGFSITIDENLMEAATVLGACGIAYVLRFMRAMIQGGIQIGFDAKTASKIVNQTVKGAAELMIQKNIHPEEAIDKVTTPKGCTIVGLNEMEHQGFSAAMVRGVLASYEKIEKN from the coding sequence ATGTTGAAAGATATTAGAATCGCGATCATTGGTTGCGGAAATCTCGGAACATCCATAGCAAATGGCCTACTGGAGCAAGCTGACTTTTTACCTCAAAACCTCCACGTCACCAAAAGAAATCCAGCCAATATCCTGTACCTTCAAGATAAAGGGGTGCGGGTGCATTCGGATAATCTGATAGCTGCCAAAGAAGCGGACGTAGTTATCTTAGGAGTGAAGCCCTATAATGTGGCCTCAATTTTGAAAGAAATCAAGCCGGTATTAGATCCAAAAAAACAAATTATAGTATCTGTAGCGACAGGTATCACATTGGATGAAATATTCCAGGAAATAGATTCCAAGACTACTGCATTTAGGGCAATGCCCAATATTGCTGCCGATATCCGCGAATCCGTGACCTGCATCTGCGGTAGAAATATCACTGATACCACAGAATCCCAGGTAAAGGATTTATTCAACAGTGTTGGTTTCAGTATTACTATTGATGAAAACCTGATGGAAGCGGCCACAGTCCTTGGTGCCTGTGGAATTGCTTATGTATTGAGATTTATGCGGGCTATGATTCAAGGCGGGATACAGATTGGATTCGATGCCAAGACAGCAAGCAAAATCGTGAACCAAACTGTAAAGGGTGCGGCGGAATTGATGATCCAAAAAAACATCCATCCCGAAGAAGCCATTGACAAAGTAACAACCCCAAAAGGATGCACTATTGTCGGACTCAATGAAATGGAACATCAGGGTTTTTCAGCTGCTATGGTAAGAGGCGTTTTGGCTTCATATGAAAAAATAGAAAAGAATTAA
- a CDS encoding helix-turn-helix transcriptional regulator, translating into MKNTVKVERAKKDMTQQDLAESVGVSRQTINSIESGKYVPSTVLALKISKVFGVTLDELFQLEEGDF; encoded by the coding sequence ATGAAAAACACAGTCAAAGTAGAACGTGCCAAGAAAGACATGACCCAACAGGATTTGGCGGAATCTGTTGGGGTTTCCAGGCAAACCATCAATTCCATTGAATCTGGCAAATATGTTCCATCCACGGTTTTAGCCTTGAAAATATCTAAGGTTTTTGGAGTGACTTTGGATGAGTTGTTTCAATTGGAAGAGGGTGATTTCTGA
- a CDS encoding glycosyltransferase family 4 protein, with amino-acid sequence MPKLIRVTTVPISLKLLLAGQMKYMKEAGWDVLMVSADGKEINEIEKGEGCTHYTVPFTRKITPLHDIVCLWKLYGLFKQEKPDIVHSHTPKAGLLSMWAAKLAGVKVRIHTVAGLPYMVAEKQKKSLLVQMEKSTYASATAVWPNSKSLREFIIKEGLAEPEKLKVIGEGSSNGIDLKKFNRNSLKENHLVAATMRIMPSENDFIILAIGRLVKDKGIEELVQAFVGSKLADRAKLVLLGSFEQDLNPLDQEVVRKIQDHPRIVQIEWTDHVAHYLALADVLVHASHREGFPNVLLEAGAMQVPIICSDIIGNLDIVTNKKTGLVFPVKKTDILKDALEFAYVKRDYMQLLADNLFEEVTTKYERGKMHHLILEEYNKYVPQEKIEMK; translated from the coding sequence ATGCCAAAATTAATCCGCGTAACCACTGTACCAATTTCCCTTAAGCTTCTTTTAGCTGGTCAAATGAAATATATGAAGGAAGCAGGTTGGGATGTACTCATGGTCAGTGCAGATGGGAAAGAAATCAATGAAATTGAAAAAGGGGAGGGCTGCACCCATTATACCGTACCTTTCACCAGAAAAATAACTCCCTTACATGATATTGTATGTCTTTGGAAATTATATGGTTTGTTCAAACAAGAAAAACCTGATATTGTCCATTCCCATACACCCAAAGCTGGACTTTTATCTATGTGGGCAGCTAAATTGGCCGGAGTGAAAGTAAGGATCCATACCGTAGCAGGATTGCCCTATATGGTTGCCGAAAAGCAGAAGAAAAGCCTTTTGGTTCAAATGGAGAAATCAACCTATGCCTCTGCAACAGCGGTATGGCCCAACTCCAAATCCCTGAGAGAGTTTATTATCAAAGAAGGATTGGCAGAACCTGAAAAACTAAAAGTGATAGGAGAGGGGTCTTCCAATGGAATAGACCTTAAAAAATTCAACAGGAATTCTTTGAAGGAAAATCACCTGGTGGCTGCAACAATGCGAATTATGCCTTCTGAAAATGATTTCATTATTTTGGCAATAGGCAGATTGGTCAAAGATAAAGGGATTGAGGAATTGGTTCAGGCTTTTGTAGGTTCCAAACTGGCTGATAGGGCAAAATTGGTGCTTTTAGGCTCTTTTGAACAGGATTTAAATCCGCTTGACCAAGAGGTGGTGAGAAAAATTCAGGATCATCCAAGGATAGTCCAAATAGAATGGACAGATCATGTGGCGCATTATTTGGCTTTGGCTGATGTCCTTGTTCACGCTTCCCATAGAGAAGGATTTCCAAATGTGCTTCTTGAGGCCGGTGCTATGCAGGTACCCATAATATGTTCTGATATTATCGGTAATTTGGATATCGTTACCAATAAAAAGACAGGCTTGGTCTTTCCTGTCAAAAAAACAGATATTTTAAAAGATGCTTTGGAGTTTGCTTATGTAAAAAGGGACTATATGCAATTATTGGCAGATAATCTTTTTGAAGAGGTTACCACAAAATACGAAAGAGGGAAAATGCATCATTTGATTTTAGAAGAGTACAACAAATATGTGCCCCAAGAAAAAATCGAGATGAAATAA